One Triplophysa rosa linkage group LG21, Trosa_1v2, whole genome shotgun sequence DNA segment encodes these proteins:
- the tfr2 gene encoding transferrin receptor protein 2 yields the protein MDSVTGLITRATGGGAQCNEGVEEGGGVRHRAAHVEMKLVALESEEGSQVPLNSDIITSHQQTAPRRKTALYLTLIGLLIFSAAFLLGYVAFGGMCRFCQEESEPIPLSDAAGSEHVPGGGVMYMSELRQMLKKYLKEDRMESTVRRVSRTSHPPGSSEGNAVASEILHNLQNLRMDHTWTDSHYATLQFPSRSQRNTLWLVDSEGVELEEIPLDGDGYCAYSATGTTTGGVVYVNYGRREDFDELRSLAVSLNGSIAIARVGGGVSFAEKVWHAQEAGHVGVLIYPDPADVPQDPRRLGLHSNAVISEHVHLGSGDPYTPGFPSFNHTQFPSTQSSGLPIIPAQPISANVASKLLSQLSGVGCPRGWQGRLPYVQCVLGPGFTGPGERRVKMGVFNKMKPVLLNNIFTSIEGKVEPDHYIIVGAQRDSWGPGAVKSGVGTAILMELARTFSTMVENGFSPKRSLLFVSWDGGDFGNVGATEWLEGYLTMLHLKAVAYFSLDQAILGDDNLSVYSSPLLADLIEGAIKHVEHPKHSGQSILSLVQRQGGWKNIVKPLYLNSGAYSFTAFGGVPAMQLRFNEDTRVYPFVNTQLDSVGRLQELLQGRLCAVGRAVAELIGLMVLKLSHDHILPLDVTCYSSAAQQLSSKLSLHITELQVRGLSPQWIFSARGDYSRAARSLLEAIKNSDVQDERLARLYNTRIMRVEYYFLSQYMSVVETPFRHVFHGRGDHTLNALAEHLSLLRSDPHLFDEVRFRRQLALFTWTMQGAANALSGDVWNVDNPL from the exons ATGGATTCTGTCACAGGGTTGATCACACGG gCGACAGGGGGCGGAGCTCAATGTAATGAAGGTgtggaggaaggaggcgggGTCAGACATCGAGCGGCTCatgttgaaatgaaactggtGGCGCTGGAGTCGGAGGAGGGATCGCAGGTGCCGTTGAacagtgacatcatcacatcacatcagcaGACAGCCCCCCGCAGGAAAACAGCGCTTTACCTCACTCTCATTGGCCTGCTGATATTCAGCGCAG CGTTCCTGCTGGGATACGTGGCGTTTGGTGGAATGTGCCGCTTCTGTCAGGAGGAGAGCGAGCCGATTCCTCTGAGCGACGCCGCCGGATCAGAACACGTGCCCGGGGGAGGAGTGATGTACATGTCTGAGCTCAGACAGATGCTGAAGAAATACCTGAAGGAGGACAGAATGGAGAGCACGGTCAG GCGGGTGAGCAGGACGTCTCATCCTCCGGGTTCTTCTGAAGGAAACGCAGTAGCCAGTGAGATCCTTCACAACCTTCAGAACCTCCGCATGGATCACACCTGGACGGACTCACACTACGCAACACTCCAGTTCCCctccag gTCACAGAGGAACACTCTCTGGTTGGTGGATTCTGAGGGGGTGGAGCTTGAGGAGATTCCTCTAGATGGTGATGGTTATTGTGCTTACAGCGCCACAGGAACAACCACG ggCGGAGTTGTTTATGTGAACTACGGTCGGCGTGAGGATTTTGATGAGCTGCGTTCACTCGCCGTGTCTCTCAATGGCTCTATCGCTATAGCGAGGGTGGGAGGGGGCGTGAGCTTCGCCGAGAAGGTGTGGCACGCCCAGGAGGCGGGGCATGTGGGTGTCCTCATCTACCCCGACCCTGCAGACGTACCCCAGGATCCACGGCGACTCGGCCTCCATAGCAACGCTGTCATCTCTGAACAT GTGCATCTGGGATCAGGCGACCCCTACACACCGGGATTTCCCTCCTTTAACCACACCCAGTTCCCATCCACCCAATCGTCTGGCCTGCCAATCATTCCAGCTCAGCCAATCAGCGCGAACGTTGCTTCCAAACTGTTAAG tcagTTGTCTGGTGTTGGTTGTCCGCGGGGTTGGCAGGGTCGTCTGCCATATGTTCAGTGCGTGTTGGGTCCGGGTTTCACAGGCCCCGGTGAGCGCCGGGTGAAGATGGGCGTGTTTAACAAAATGAAGCCTGTGCTGCTCAACAACATCTTCACCTCCATCGAGGGCAAAGTGGAACCCG ATCATTACATCATCGTCGGCGCTCAGAGGGATTCATGGGGTCCGGGTGCTGTGAAGTCTGGAGTGGGAACAGCCATCCTGATGGAACTCGCTAGAACATTCAGCACCATGGTGGAGAacg GGTTTTCACCCAAACGCAGTCTGCTCTTTGTCAGCTGGGATGGAGGAGACTTTGGTAATGTTGGTGCCACCGAGTGGCTGGAG ggtTATCTGACCATGCTGCACCTGAAGGCTGTGGCGTATTTCAGTCTAGATCAAGCCATCCTGG GTGATGATAATCTTTCTGTGTACTCGAGTCCTCTGTTAGCTGATCTCATCGAGGGAGCCATAAAACac GTGGAGCATCCCAAACACTCGGGTCAGTCTATTCTCTCTCTGGTCCAGCGACAGGGAGGCTGGAAGAACAT tgTGAAGCCGTTGTATTTGAACAGTGGTGCGTACAGTTTTACAGCGTTTGGTGGAGTTCCTGCCATGCAGCTGCGTTTCAATGAG gacACTCGTGTGTATCCATTTGTCAACACTCAGTTGGACAGTGTGGGTCGCCTGCAGGAGTTGTTACAGGGTCGATTGTGTGCTGTGGGTCGAGCTGTCGCTGAACTCATCGGTCTGATGGTCCTCAAATTGTCACATGATCACATTCTCCCGCTCGACGTCACCTGTTACAGCAGCGCTGCACAACAACTCAGCTCCAAACTCAGTCTACACATAACTGAACTACAG gtgagGGGTTTGTCTCCTCAGTGGATTTTCAGTGCGAGAGGAGATTACAGTCGAGCAGCTAGAAGTCTTCTGGAGGCTATAAAGAACAGTGATGTTCAGGACGAGAGACTCGCCAGACTCTACAACACACGCATCATGAGG GTGGAATATTACTTTCTGTCTCAGTACATGTCTGTGGTGGAGACGCCGTTTCGTCACGTGTTTCACGGGCGCGGTGATCACACGCTGAACGCTCTCGCCGAGCATTTGTCTCTCCTGCGCTCTGACCCGCATCTCTTCGACGAGGTGCGTTTCCGACGGCAACTGGCTCTCTTCACCTGGACGATGCAGGGCGCTGCGAACGCTCTAAGCGGTGACGTGTGGAACGTAGACAATCCTCTCTAG